From Erigeron canadensis isolate Cc75 chromosome 5, C_canadensis_v1, whole genome shotgun sequence:
GTAAGATAACAAGTTagtacaaaacaaggattgcCAATGAAAACacttttataaagaaatatatcTCACATATATGTATAGGCACAATCACACAATTCCACGTAAACAAACATCATAAGGAATGCCTCACATACATCCCATACTCAACATACGCATGAGATAGTTAAACATCATAAAAGGGGAAGTTTAATTATCAAATCTATGTTTTGTTGTGTCTCTCgtgtgtcaaaagtaagttatcttaccttttGCAGCTTCACAAAccacaaataataatagtttaccGATCTTGTTATGCATTCCCAATAACCTATAAATGATCAATAAATATATCAACCAAACCGATAAACCTTAACAAACTcgatatttaaaataaaacttaacacaataaacTCTAAAAATGAAATCTCGAATAGAACAACATTTTGTTGTTCACGTTAAAATCATAAACCAAAGTATTTTCATATAGTCTTGTTTACGGATATTAACAAAGCAGCTAATTACCACTAGCTCAAAGACTAATATTACTGTTATTTACTTCATTAGTCACATAAACAAATTGTAGCCAACAAAAAGCTAGTACTAGAATTAACAGGAGGCATGTGACACTAGTTTGTATAATTTAATAATGAAAAAACAAAGGACAAActcaatcctttttttttttttatttattaatgtataCGTACACCCTTAGGGGGGGAGAGCCGAGGGTTCAACCCTCTCATCTCTCTTCAAATACTCAATCAAATTATTACACCTTATTTCAACCCTTCAAccttttttccaacttttttcaacttttttttagtggcaaccgaaactcccaaccttttctttaaattttcataatttatccttaacatttataaattttacataaataacccttttaattataactaaccttatatataaagaaaacacatacatttcattttgcgattaaaaatttaaagatacaaaacataaaataaaataaaaacacatacattttattacgaataaaaaaaactacaaaaataaaTCGGCAATCGGTGTTGGTTGAGCCGTCGGGTCGTCGAGATGGGATAAATTTAGTCTCCCAACGTGCTCTGTGATCAtatagaagatgatgatgaacttcttcatcttctatcTCATCCACTGCATTGTGGTTATAAACCACTTGAATTCCCCTATCCACAATACGAACCGGTTATATTGTCCTTCCATCATCCTTTATAATCATGTTGTGCAATATAATACACGCGTGCACGATGTTAGTAATCTTGTCGACCGTCATCGCTCGCATTGCCCGACTCAAAATCCCccattttcctttcaaaacaCCAAACGCTCGCTCTACATCCATTCTTGCCGATTCTTGAACTTTCTTGAACTTGTTGTCATTTATTTCAGTCGGATATGGCGTTGCCTTGACATGAGTCGCCCACCTAGGATAGGTTCCATCGGTAAGATAGTATCCCCGTTTGTAACGACAGTCGTTTACGGTAAAAGACGAGTCAGGAGCCGTCGAATTTCGCTCTCTCATATACAATGTTGATTGATTCAAAACATTGATAACGTTGAGCGACCCTGGAGGACCAAAAAAAGCATGCCAAATTCACAAGTCTTGTGAAGCAACAGCTTCAAGCATAACCGTGGGGTATGGATGATCACCTCTCTTGTACTATTGACCCTTCAATGCTTTAGGACAATTTCTCCAAACAAAATGCGTACAATCAAGACTTCCTAGCATTCCCGGAATCTTGTGTCTTCGTTCATGCGCTTCGTACAACCGGGCAATATCATGACTAGTCAGCCTACGTAAGTACTCGTCACGATATAACTCGATGACCGCGCTGCAAAAATGATCAAGGCTTTCACGACAAGTTCTCGCTGCCATGCACAAGTAGTCATCAAAGTTATTTGGAGGGTTGCCCGTTCCAAGATGTTCCACCGCGgatgtgcatttttgtatgaCAACTAAACTCTTTCTCACCGACCAATTTACACGCTCTTGAAAGTAAACGAAACATTGCTCAATATCACTaacaatctttaaaaacaacCTTTGACTCATTTGAAATCTTTCACGAAACCAAACCGGGCCAAACTTTGGGTTTTCAACAATGTAGTCATGCATAAGCGTTTCGTAAGCTCGTTCCCGAAACCGCTCGATGTAGGCGCGGGTTTTGGTTGAGCTTGCTGTGTCGTCTTCAACCGCGTCAAGAACACTTTGCAAAAAAGGTAGGCTACTACCTGTGGATAAATTCGGAAACgacaaaggaattgaaaattcCGAAGCCAAAGAAATCTCTTcagacgacgatgatgatgaagataatggatccatatgatgaaaatatgttaatagtTGTGTTTGAATTGAGAaatatagagtaaaaatggGGTTTGGTTGTGTTTTTAGTATAATAGGTTCGaccatatatatagaaattcaaaaaaaaaaattttggcaGACTtgacacttttagtccctggAGCGTGTCAGTTTACACCTCTGGTCCTCTCAACGGTCACGTGACCGTTTGAAATATTTCACTTTTGGTCCATGTCTTCTTCAGCTCTCCGCGAGCTATGAACTCGTCGGTCCCAACTCGCTGCGATCTCCCTTCCATGGCAGCCAAAGCTCGTCCATTCTCGCCCATCTCGCCCCTCGGCTCCCTCCACCCTTACAAAGAGCCAACAACAACCAATTTTATATCATCTTGTACTTGACTCTATGGCTAGACACAAATAtctctttttatgttttatatatataataaaagaatgctataactttatatatatatatatatatatatatatatataaggtttatttgaatgctatatatatatatatatatatatatagggtaaggttTATTTGAGAACCATTTGTAACATCCTAATATTTTTaggccaatgaaaattaacctttattatagttttaacattaaaataatttcctaataattaaaattgaaatatgggattgttttagttggaactttagtggatagtgggtaaaaatacccataaaaataGAGTAAGGGTGTGGCACTATGAGAAAGTGCCAGCCAAATTTCTTCTCCCTTTTGAGAAcacatcttcatcatcaacttctaTCATCTTCACATTCTTGttccaattatttttaaaaaattgtgtaAACTCCATTCCATCTAATTCAAGAAATCTtccaaataatttataataatcttCCAAACTTTATTACATCAATTCCTTCTTTTAgtgataataacaataataataataatcattcaTGTAGATTGCAATTGAATTTGGGAATTTAAGTGTTGTGAGGGTGTGTGTGGTGTCGACACACACAAGGAATAAAAGGAAGAAGGATTTGAGTTTGGGATTGCATGTTACCATCTAGTTGATTTCCATATCAAATTAAAGGTACTtttagttattttgattgttttaaatttagggttcttaaaTTGGGAAATTTAGGGGTTTTTGACCAAAAGTGAGTTTATGTATGATTTTCCTAAGTTCTTGCATGTTATGAATTTGTTATTGGTTTGCATGATAAAATTGGCTTTAAAAATATGGATGATGACAATGAAACCCAAATTATAAAATAGAGAACATTGAATGATAAATGGTAATGAACAAATTGTAATGACCATGATTAAAAGATGAGAATGCTAGTTGAACCAACTCAATAACATTGGGAATTTGGAATGGGTTAGAATTATAGTGAATTGATAGTGTTTGGCTATGGCTAGTTTGCCTTGAATGTGATGAATGACCATATAGTAGAGATTATGAAAAGATGGAAACTTTGGTTTTGGATAAAAATGGTATAAACATATTGATGTGATAATGAAGTGGTATTAACATGTATAGCCTTGGAATTTTGATATGGCCATAATTAGTTGAATTGAGATGGCATGGCCACTTTATGGTGAATGAAATGAGATTTTTAGTAAGTGAAAGATGATTTGAGAATGATGATTAAGAAAAGATAGAAATGGTGATTTTTGagtaaaatgagattttgaaaGACGCCAACTTTAGAGAATGATGAGAATGTGAATTACATAAAAGTTGGGTTGGACATTGTTATGCTAGCAAAGATAGTAATGTATGGCTTGTTAGCCTTGTTTTTGAACTAATTGagcttgatgacattatatgtTTAAATTGTGAATTATTGCTAGGTGGAAAGCAATATGATTGTTATGAAGTCATCATGGATTTGgttgtcgcgaaggaggtgagtactcttgcatactcttatatgtgcgttgggtcaattaccatacgACGGTGgattccatgtgtggtaatcgattcggcgttagggcctaatttgaggtcggggcctaagaaccccatagttgagATGAGAtaaaggcctaagaacctttgagacctaagaacctcttgagattattgtttagcgtatatggatccatgtatgtgttgTTAGCGCAAAGGTGAGCATGTAAGAGATGGTATGACGGTACCATAGGctacatgtgatagtcctttgtgtttttgccctccttcgtgtgtataagcgtatgcaatggtattcactaagctttggcttactttttagttgtttacccttttataggttgtcccggaagTGGAAACGAGATTTAGTGCTTTGAAGAATATGGATGTTTTGAATTGTGAAATCTTGACTTTTGCGGTAATAATGGTTTGAAGCTAGAACCCTTAGTAGCCCCCTTCTAACTCaatggctcttgatacatgtgTCTTTCGAATGAGAATGTGGTGTATGATGTATTTTAAGTCTTGAAGTCTTGACTATTATGGTggattgaagtataaatcattttggaGTCAGATTGGTCATTTCGTCACTTTGGGTAAATGCGGGTGAGTGAGCCGTTTGGttgttttaatgtaaatttcaatGGTTAAAGTTTCGAATGTATCAATCATGTCGTAATATGTGATTTTACACTTCTTGATGTTTTGGTTTAAGAATTTGAAGCATGGAATGTGAATATATGGatttttgggtcaaaatgggtttgtgCAGAAGtatgtggagtattagtctgttgtagactaatatgtggagtattagtctgttgtagactaatatg
This genomic window contains:
- the LOC122601024 gene encoding uncharacterized protein LOC122601024, whose protein sequence is MGENGRALAAMEGRSQRVGTDEFIARGELKKTWTKSSSLPFLQSVLDAVEDDTASSTKTRAYIERFRERAYETLMHDYIVENPKFGPVWFRERFQMSQRLFLKIVSDIEQCFVYFQERVNWSVRKSLVVIQKCTSAVEHLGTGNPPNNFDDYLCMAARTCRESLDHFCSAVIELYRDEYLRRLTSHDIARLYEAHERRHKIPGMLGSLDWSLNVINVLNQSTLYMRERNSTAPDSSFTVNDCRYKRGYYLTDGTYPRWATHVKATPYPTEINDNKFKKVQESARMDVERAFGVLKGKWGILSRAMRAMTVDKITNIVHACIILHNMIIKDDGRTI